CGAAATGTCGAGGTCGAGCGAGAGCGAAAATCGGTTGGGGTAGAGCGCACCTTTAACCAAAATATAGCGACCTTCACTCAATGCTGGCAGTCGATTGAGCAAAAGCTATACCCTGAATTGGAGCAGCGTTTACAGCGTACTGGTCGAGAAATTATCAAGCAAGGTATCAAGGTGAAGTTTGCTGATTTTCAAACGACCACCATTGAGTGCGGCTCTAAGCAATTGGATTTGAATACATTTCATGGATTGTTAGAGCAGGTTCTAACTCGCCAACATGGTCGAGAGATAAGGTTATTGGGGCTGAATGTAATGTTGCAGTCAGAGGCTGTAGCCAAGCAATTAAGCTTGTTGGATAATAGCGACAAAATAGATTAATGGATTGAGTAGTATGTGGTGTAAAAAGATACACAGCTTGGTAGCAATTGCAGCCTTAAGTGTCGGCGTAATGTCATCAGGAGTGGTTATGGCTGAGCAAATGCCAGCAAATGCTTGTCCTATAGATGTACATCAAGAGCTGCATCTTGATGGTAAGAACGTAAAAATTATCGATAAGCATGGTAACGCAGCTGAGTTTCAGGCCGACAACCAACTAATTATCAAAGGTAAAGCGGTCTTACTTTCTAGCGAACAGTCACAACAGTTGCAAGACTACCGTGAGCAATTAAACACGGTCGTACCTAAAGCAAAAGAGATCGCTAAGTCTGGTGTTGCTGTGGCTAATGAGGTGATCGACGACCTCTCTGCTTCATTTAACAATACTAAGGCATTTGAGAACGTACGTAGCGCAGTTGCTAGCTATTATGACAAGCTTGAAAAACGCTACTATCAAAACGGTGAAATGGTATTAAAGCCTGACGCATTTAAGGACGTATATCAGAACTGGAGCAAGGACTTTTCTCAAGCCAAAGAAGTCTTTAATCGTGAGTTTTTTGCCAGCGCATTTACGGTACTTCAAGAAAAAATGAAATCTGACAAGGGAGTTGATTTCTCTGCTCTGCAACAGCAGATGGCCCAATTACAGGTTTCAGTTCAGAACAAACTAAAACAGAATTCAAAGCAGGTTAAAAAGCAGGCACAGCAATACTGTGATTCGATGAAGGCGCTCTCTAAACAAGAGAAAGGAGTCGTTGCTACTATTCCTGAACTGAAGAACTACCAGTTATTCGAGATATAAAAATTATTAGCCTTAAGCGCGGAAATAAATAATGCATAAAAAACGGCTTTATTAGTAAAGCCGTTTTTTGTTTAAGGCATGCCGTAAAGAGGGTGTTATCTGAATTGTTTGGCTTGAGCGAGCCACTCAAATCCGGCAGTTTGTAGACGATCGATTAGGGCTTGCTTGTCGATGTCAAAACTTGAGCTTAGGGCATCAAGGTCACCAGAAAAGTCATCACGCAACTTCATATTCACTATGCTCATTAGCATAACTACATCCATAGTTTGATAGTTAGCTAGGTTCATAGTTAGTCCTCAAAATCTGAGATTAGTAGGTTAGCGGCGGCAAATGCTGCCTTTTCACGGGTTTCTTTTGGTAGAGTTTGGTCAGTAGCTATGTCATTTAGTGACTTTACCGCACAGCTGATAGCTTGTGGTACATAGGCTTGGTCACCACTGCCAATTTGAGCGTATAGTTGACGTACTAGCTCACAACAATCGTATGCTTTCATTACTTTCCCTTAAAAAATAAAGGCAGCGTAAGCTGCCTTCATCTGTTTTCGACTATTTAATCTGCGCTTTGATGTACTCAATAACAGAATCCATCTCAACTGGCACTTTCTCACCATCACGACGATTTTTATATTCAAAATGACCGTTATCCATACTGCGATCGCCAATCACGATTGTGTGTGGGATACCGATAAGTTCGATATCTTTGAACATAACCCCCGGGCGTTCTTTACGGTCATCAAATAATACTTCAAACCCTTGCGCTGTTAGGTCAGCGTACAGTTTTTCAGCTGCTTCTTTAACACGTTCTGACTTATGCATGTTCATCGGAACGATAGCGACCTGATATGGTGCTAATGCTTCAGGCCAGATAATGCCGTTAGCATCGTGATTTTGCTCAATAGCTGATGCCACAACACGTGATACGCCGATACCGTAACAGCCCATCTCAAGGATAGCGCTCTTACCGTCAGGGCCAAGCACGCTGCAGTTCATTTTCTCAGAATAGGTATTACCAAGTTGGAAAATGTGCCCAACCTCGATGCCACGTTTTAATTGAATAACACCTTGACCACAAGGGCTTGGATCACCTTCAACGACGTTACGTAGGTCTTCAATTTGACCTAACTCAGCATCGCGTCCCCAGTTAACACCGAAGTAGTGCTTGTTATCGATGTTTGCACCAGCGCCAAAATCACTCATTACAGCAACGCTACGGTCAACAATAAATGGTAGCTCAAGGTTTACTGGGCCAAGTGAACCAGGACCTGCGCCAATTGCTGCACGAATCTCTTCTTCCGTTGCCATCTCTAATGGCGAAGCAACTTGAGGTAGGTTCTCAGCTTTTACTTCATTAAGCTCATGGTCACCACGAATGATAAGGCCAATCAGAGGCGAATCAACCTCGTCAGATGCCTTAACAAATAGGGTTTTAACTGTTTTCTCGATAGGCAGTTCGAACTGCTCAACTAGCTCGGCGATTGTTTTCGCGTTTGGAGTATCAACTAGCGTCATCTCTTGAGTTGGCGCCGCTGCCTCACCTTGGGGAGCAAGTGCTTCTGCTTTTTCAATGTTAGCTGCAAAATCGGACTCAGTTGAGAAAGCAATTAGGTCTTCACCACTTTCAGCAAGTACATGGAATTCATGAGAGCCATTACCACCGATAGCACCGGTATCTGCCATTACAGGGCGATAATCAAGGCCCATACGGTCAAAGGCTTTACAGTAGGCTTCGTGCATCGCTTCATATGATTTCTCTAGGCCTGCTTTATCAATATCAAAGCTGTAAGCGTCCATCATGCTAAACTCACGTGCGCGCATAGCACCAAAGCGAGGGCGTCGCTCATCACGGAATTTAGTTTGAATTTGATATAGATTCAAAGGCAATTGCTTGTAAGAGTTGACTTCATTACGAACAAGGCTAGTTACTACTTCTTCAGCCGTTGGGCTTAGAACGAATGGACGTTGATGGCGGTCAGTAAAGCGCAATAGCTCGGCCCCCATTTTTTCTGAACGTCCTGTTTCTTCCCAAAGCTCAAAGGGTTGGACAACGGGCATTAGTATTTCGACAGCACCTGCGTTGTCGATTTCTTCGCGAACAATGTTCTCTACTTTACGCAGTACACGCAAACCTGTGGGTAACCAAGTATATAGGCCCGAGGCAAGTTTACGAATCATACCCGCACGAAGCATTAACTGGTGGCTAATAACCTCTGCGTCATTTGGCGTTTCTTTAAGGGTAGAAACTAGGTATTTACTGGTACGCATTTACGCTTTCCGTTGTCTAGATTAAGTAAAAAATTCCTAGGTAACCCTAGGAGAATAAGCCCTCTATAGTATCAGTCTATTGCCTTACGCTAAAGGTTTTATCGTAGTGACTTCAATCCTTTCCTCTATTGCTTCAAAGCTTACGTCCCAATCAAAGAGTTGCACTGTGTAGCTCTTATTGTCGGACTGTTTTTGTTTATAAGCAGGCCTAGGATCTTGAGACAGAATTTGTTGTAGGGCTAATTGCCGATACTCGCTGTCGGGGCTTTTTTGTAACACATCTAATGCTTGAGGCCTAAATACGACAGGCTTGGTTTGAGGAGATTGCTCGGCGTAACCTGCTCGCGCGTCTGCTATTGCATCGGAGTAGGGAATGTAAGGCTTGATATCTATTATTGGGGTGCCATGAACAAGGTCGACGTTGCCTAGCTTCACAACAACGTTACCCCCTTTAATCTCGACACTTTTTAGTTCCACAGCCGACATTCCAATGGCATTGGGTCTAAAGGTTGAGCGACTGGCAAAGACCCCCACACGTTTGTTGCCGCCAAGTCTTGGTGGTCGTACTGTGGGCTTCCAACCTGCTTCTATATTCTGATCAAATAAAAACAGCAGCCATAAGTGAGAGAACTGCTCAAGTTCGCGAACGCTTGCTTCGTTATTTGCTTCTCCAATCAGATGCAGTTCTGTAATTACGTCGGGTGCTAAGTTGGGTTGACGCGGAATCGCAAACTTTTCTTTGTAAGGAGTATGGATAGTGCCAATAGGTTCGATTGTATGCATGAGGTTGTATATAGTTCAAGATCTATAAAAAGTCTTGTTTATAATAGCGAATTATTTTGTGCTGCGTCACATATTTGAAAATACAGGCTCAGTGATGAGGGGGCAGTAATAAAGAAGTATAAATACCGTTAAACTATTGCTATAGCGGGGTTTTGTCTCTAATTGCATGATTTTTTAGAGCTTTTAACAAAAAAATATAATCTTTTCTGAGAGATTGCTCACTTTTAAAATGGATTTTTGTAGGGTATGTTTCCGGTTTATTTTTGCAGTAGTCGTAGGATGACGTGCTACAACCGTAGATGCGGGAGTAACCCGTAAAAAAGATAACTATAATTACAAAGGAGATATAGATGAGTACATCTGTTCAACAGACACTGCGCCCACCCAAGAAGCCGATATTTACGCGTTTTTTAGATAGCGTTGAATATCTAGGCAACCTATTACCACACCCTATCACTTTATTTGCAATCTTTTGTGTTGGTATTCTACTCCTGTCTGGTGTTGCTGGTTATTTTGACGTTTCAGTTATAGATCCTCGCCCTGAAGGTGCACCTGGTCGTAGTGCTAGCGGCATAATCGAGGTGGTAAGCCTGCTTAATGGTGAAGGCTTGCGTCTAATCGTTACCAATTTGGTGAGTAACTTTACAGGATTTGCTCCTTTAGGCACTGTGCTGGTAGCTATGTTAGGTGTCGCAATTGCAGAGCACTCAGGAATGCTATCTGCTGCAATGCGTGGCTTAGTCATGGGAGCGTCGACTCGCATGGTGACAGTGGCGGTGGTATTTGCTGGTATTATCTCCAATACAGCATCTGAGCTGGGTTATGTGGTACTTATCCCTCTTGCGGCGATGTTATTCCACTCATTAGGGCGTCACCCGTTAGCTGGCTTAGCGGCGGCTTTTGCTGGGGTTTCAGGTGGTTACTCTGCAAATTTACTTATTGGTACCGTTGATCCGCTACTTTCAGGTATTACTGAAACTGCAGCACAGATGATTGATCCAACGTATACCGTAGGTCCAGAGTCGAAATGGTACTTCATGTTTATATCGACCTTCTTTATCGCGATTACCGGTGCGTTTGTTACTGAGAAGATTGTTGAGCCTAAGCTTGGTAAATATAATGATGAAGAAGCATCTGAGGATTTATCTGGCGACAGCATGGGTGTGCTAAGTGATAATGAAAAACGAGGACTAAAACGTGCAGGTATTGCTGTTTTGGCCGTAAGTTCAGTCATCGCTTTGACTATAGTTCCAGAGTGGGGAGCACTGCGTCACCCTGAAACAGGATTGGTTTCTGGTTCTCCTTTCCTTAAGAGTATTGTTGCCTTTATCTTTGTTTTCTTTGCCATCCCAGGGTTTGTCTACGGGCGCACTGTTGGCACTATGAAAACCGATAAAGATGTAATTAATGCAATGGCAAAGTCGATGTCTTCTATGGGAATGTATATCGTACTTGTATTCTTTGCTGCACAATTCGTCGCATTCTTTAAGTGGACTAACTTTGGTCAG
Above is a genomic segment from Vibrio gallicus containing:
- a CDS encoding AbgT family transporter → MSTSVQQTLRPPKKPIFTRFLDSVEYLGNLLPHPITLFAIFCVGILLLSGVAGYFDVSVIDPRPEGAPGRSASGIIEVVSLLNGEGLRLIVTNLVSNFTGFAPLGTVLVAMLGVAIAEHSGMLSAAMRGLVMGASTRMVTVAVVFAGIISNTASELGYVVLIPLAAMLFHSLGRHPLAGLAAAFAGVSGGYSANLLIGTVDPLLSGITETAAQMIDPTYTVGPESKWYFMFISTFFIAITGAFVTEKIVEPKLGKYNDEEASEDLSGDSMGVLSDNEKRGLKRAGIAVLAVSSVIALTIVPEWGALRHPETGLVSGSPFLKSIVAFIFVFFAIPGFVYGRTVGTMKTDKDVINAMAKSMSSMGMYIVLVFFAAQFVAFFKWTNFGQVFAVAGADFLQSIGLTGPMLFFAFILMCGFINLMIGSASAQWAVTAPIFVPMLMLVGYAPETIQAAYRIGDSTTNIITPMMSYFGLILAVATRYMKNLGIGTLVATMLPYSLCFIAGWSVLFYVWVFVFGLPVGPGAATFYTP
- a CDS encoding YaeP family protein translates to MKAYDCCELVRQLYAQIGSGDQAYVPQAISCAVKSLNDIATDQTLPKETREKAAFAAANLLISDFED
- a CDS encoding YggN family protein — translated: MWCKKIHSLVAIAALSVGVMSSGVVMAEQMPANACPIDVHQELHLDGKNVKIIDKHGNAAEFQADNQLIIKGKAVLLSSEQSQQLQDYREQLNTVVPKAKEIAKSGVAVANEVIDDLSASFNNTKAFENVRSAVASYYDKLEKRYYQNGEMVLKPDAFKDVYQNWSKDFSQAKEVFNREFFASAFTVLQEKMKSDKGVDFSALQQQMAQLQVSVQNKLKQNSKQVKKQAQQYCDSMKALSKQEKGVVATIPELKNYQLFEI
- the tsaA gene encoding tRNA (N6-threonylcarbamoyladenosine(37)-N6)-methyltransferase TrmO: MHTIEPIGTIHTPYKEKFAIPRQPNLAPDVITELHLIGEANNEASVRELEQFSHLWLLFLFDQNIEAGWKPTVRPPRLGGNKRVGVFASRSTFRPNAIGMSAVELKSVEIKGGNVVVKLGNVDLVHGTPIIDIKPYIPYSDAIADARAGYAEQSPQTKPVVFRPQALDVLQKSPDSEYRQLALQQILSQDPRPAYKQKQSDNKSYTVQLFDWDVSFEAIEERIEVTTIKPLA
- a CDS encoding proline--tRNA ligase — its product is MRTSKYLVSTLKETPNDAEVISHQLMLRAGMIRKLASGLYTWLPTGLRVLRKVENIVREEIDNAGAVEILMPVVQPFELWEETGRSEKMGAELLRFTDRHQRPFVLSPTAEEVVTSLVRNEVNSYKQLPLNLYQIQTKFRDERRPRFGAMRAREFSMMDAYSFDIDKAGLEKSYEAMHEAYCKAFDRMGLDYRPVMADTGAIGGNGSHEFHVLAESGEDLIAFSTESDFAANIEKAEALAPQGEAAAPTQEMTLVDTPNAKTIAELVEQFELPIEKTVKTLFVKASDEVDSPLIGLIIRGDHELNEVKAENLPQVASPLEMATEEEIRAAIGAGPGSLGPVNLELPFIVDRSVAVMSDFGAGANIDNKHYFGVNWGRDAELGQIEDLRNVVEGDPSPCGQGVIQLKRGIEVGHIFQLGNTYSEKMNCSVLGPDGKSAILEMGCYGIGVSRVVASAIEQNHDANGIIWPEALAPYQVAIVPMNMHKSERVKEAAEKLYADLTAQGFEVLFDDRKERPGVMFKDIELIGIPHTIVIGDRSMDNGHFEYKNRRDGEKVPVEMDSVIEYIKAQIK
- a CDS encoding DUF4250 domain-containing protein; the encoded protein is MNLANYQTMDVVMLMSIVNMKLRDDFSGDLDALSSSFDIDKQALIDRLQTAGFEWLAQAKQFR